ACTTTTTCCAGGAACGCCAATAAGAAGTCTATAAGTAGGACTCAGAGTTTCCACATCAAACTCTACGCTGGCATTTTCAACACCATCTTGAGAAATTGCGTATTGCTTTAATTCGCTGTAATGTGTAGTCACTAAAGTGCTTACCTTTCTAGAACGCAAATAGTCTAAAATAGCCATAGCAAGGGCCGCACCTTCAGTAGGATCTGTACCTGCACCTAATTCATCAAGTAAAACCAAAGTATTTTCTTCTACTTCCCTTATTATTTGCACAATATTGGTCATATGGGAAGAGAAGGTACTCAAGCTTTGTTCAATGCTCTGTTCGTCTCCAATATCTGCAAAGATATTTTTAAAGATGCAAATGCTACTTTGAGACTTTACTGGGATAAATAAGCCCGCCTGGACCATAAGACACATTAAACCAACTGTCTTTAAGGCTACAGTCTTTCCTCCTGTATTTGGTCCTGTAACTACTAGAGTATTAAAATTCTCTCCTAAATAAATATTGGATGGAACAACCTTATCTGGTTCGATAAGAGGGTGCCTAGCATTTATTAAATGAAAGGACATATCCTCATTCACAATGGGAAGTACACCATGGATCTCTAGCGCGTATTTTGCCTTAGCAAAGATTACATCTAATTGCAATAGCGTATTATAATTGCTGCTGAGGACAAGGTGATTTAAAGCTACATTTTCTGTAAATGCCCTTAATATTCTCTCTATTTCAGCTGCTTCCTGAAGTTTTAACTTCTTTAAATCATTATTCATCTCCACGACAATCATTGGTTCAATGAAGAGAGTTGCCCCAGTAGAAGACTGATCGTGTATAATACCTGCTACATTACTGCGATACTCTTGTTTTACAGGAAGGACGTATCGCTCTTGCCTAATGGTAATAATCTGATCCTGTAAGTATTTTTGATAGCTTGGCGAAGTAATAATAGCATTTAAACGATCTTTAATATTTTGATTTTTTCGATTGATTGCTCTTCTTATTTGAAAGAGCTCATGACTAGCTCGATCCGATAATTCGTCTTCTGAAATAACTGCTCTAGAGATTTCCTTTTCTAATTCTCTTAAATCCTCAAAAGAAGTAATAAGGTTTCCTAAAATAGGAAATTCTTCTTTATGAGCAATTTCCCCACAGTATTTAAGCACACTTGCTACAACTCTCAAAGTAGCTGCTAAATGGAGTAGGTCCTTTAAGCTTAAAAGAGAGTTAATTTTCGCCTTCTGCAGAATAGTAGAAAGGTCGTGAAATCCATCTAGGGGAATAGAGCCATTGCTCAAAATCATTCGCACGCCTTCATCTGTCTCCTGAAGAAGCATATTAATTCGCTCTTTTGAATTAATAGGGCGAAGTTCTTCTATGATTTCGCCACCTCTGCTAGAGACGGCAAAATGTTTCAGTCTTTGAATTACTTTATCGTATTCAAGGGTTCTTAATGTCTTTTCATTCATTTATTTATTCTACACCTCGTCTAAAATGACCTTTTGTAAAACTAGGATTTGGACTTTTTAGAGACTCTTGTATTCTAGATGAGCCGTCTAATCGATCCCTGTATCCTTCTATAATAGCACGTATTTCTTCCATTGTTTCATTCGTAATATCAATTCGAAACTTATCTACATTTTTTATTTTACCAATTTCCTCATATAAGCTCAACTTTTTGCTATTGAAGATATGGGTTCTATTTTTATAGTCTGTACTCACTGGAAATTCATATCCTAGTTTATCTACTAAAACCCCATCTTTATTTGCATCTTCTAGTAGGCTGTACTGGCTTACCATTAATTCTGTATTACCATGGACAAACATCCCCAAACTCATTGGAGAATGCTCACATATATGATTGATTTCACCTTGATTTAACTCTTGAGCTAAATATGCAGAGGAAAAACCCATGTCCTCCAGTTGGTATAAGGTAAATACATTAAAGGCATTTAATTTGTAATCTGCTTCTAGAGGTAATCTTGTACTTTTCAATAAGGAGAATAACTCGTAATTGGATAGTAAAAAGCCATTTGGTTTTAGATTTTCTAGCTTACTTATATGGATTTTTAACTCCTCAATATAATCCTTCCGAGTAACACTTGGAAAGGCAAGTAAAATATTCTTATTATGGTGTTTACAAAGTGTTACAGCTTCTTCATACTGTTCCATACTTAAAGGAATATCGCCTCCAAAGATGATCTCATCCACCCTAGTCTTTACCAAATGGGGTAAAATGTCAAATCGTGAAGTCTTTAGGACTAGTTTTTGGTCTTTATTTTTATGAACTAGGCGATTTTCTTTTATAGTATCTTTAATAGCTTTTACTTCTACTTTTGGTCGTGATAATTTTACAATCTCTTCTGTCAATAATTGGACTGCTTTTCTTCTTACTTCGTTCACTTCCGATATAGGGAGAATGGTACCACTTTCAAGTTTCACTTTAATTTCTACAAGTTCAAAAGGAGTATTGCCTAATTTTCTAATTTGATCTTCTACTCTTGAAGGATCCAAAGGTTTATTGATCGCCTTTTCGCTTAATTTTTCTCCTCTGCACTCTACTACTATATCGCCATATTTCATTTTCACCTGCAAAGGCTGTGACATTTTAAGCTCAACTTCTGCTTCTATAGGAAGTTTTCTTGGAAACTGCGGACTTAATAATTCTACAGTCTTTAATTCTATAGCGTGATCGGAGGTTTTGTAAATACGGTCTTTTGAGTGGAAGGATCTGCGTAAAGGAATCTGAACCGTGTCCCCTGCCTTTGCTTTTTCTACCTCTTTGCCTTTCATATCGAATATCTTCCCGAGAGTTTCTCCAAATTCTGTACGGTCTCCAAGGATTAATAAGCCATCTCCCTTTGTAAGATGATTCTCTAATTTTACAGTGGCCTTATCTTTTTGTGTAGATACAATTTCACCAACAAAGATTCCTCTTTTTCTCGGATTATCTTTGACAATAAACTCTTCAGATGATAAGTTTTCGCTATCAAAATATCCTGTAGTAAATTTGCGATTAAAAACTTGTTCTATATCTAATCTCTCTTTTTGAGAAAGATTTGCAATATTTCCTTCAAAATAGCTGTCTATTAATTTTCGATAAGCACTTACAACTGTATAGACATACTGAGCACTTTTCTTTCTGCCCTCTATTTTGAAGGAGTCTGCTCCCGTCTCAATAAGGTCTGCTATAATATCTAATGTGTTTAAATCTCTAGGGCTTATAAGATGACCTTTGTCTATTATATGATTATCTACTCTTAGTTCATAAGGTTTTCTACAAGGCTGAGCGCAACTCCCTCGATTTCCACTTCTTCCACCAATCATTGAACTCATAAGGCATTGTCCTGAATAACACACACACATAGCGCCGTGATTAAAAATCTTAATTTCTGCCTTTGTACTATCCACTACTTCCTTTATCTCTGGAGTAGTCATTTCTCGGGCTAGCACTACTCTTTCAAAACCTAAATCTTCTAAGAGCTTTACTCCCTCTAATCCATGGACAAACATCTGGGTG
Above is a genomic segment from Alkalibaculum bacchi containing:
- a CDS encoding endonuclease MutS2, translated to MNEKTLRTLEYDKVIQRLKHFAVSSRGGEIIEELRPINSKERINMLLQETDEGVRMILSNGSIPLDGFHDLSTILQKAKINSLLSLKDLLHLAATLRVVASVLKYCGEIAHKEEFPILGNLITSFEDLRELEKEISRAVISEDELSDRASHELFQIRRAINRKNQNIKDRLNAIITSPSYQKYLQDQIITIRQERYVLPVKQEYRSNVAGIIHDQSSTGATLFIEPMIVVEMNNDLKKLKLQEAAEIERILRAFTENVALNHLVLSSNYNTLLQLDVIFAKAKYALEIHGVLPIVNEDMSFHLINARHPLIEPDKVVPSNIYLGENFNTLVVTGPNTGGKTVALKTVGLMCLMVQAGLFIPVKSQSSICIFKNIFADIGDEQSIEQSLSTFSSHMTNIVQIIREVEENTLVLLDELGAGTDPTEGAALAMAILDYLRSRKVSTLVTTHYSELKQYAISQDGVENASVEFDVETLSPTYRLLIGVPGKSNAFAISKRLGLIDEIIDNSKAYISEENIQFEDILRDIEKRNKETEQNYYESEKIKEDMESSLKQLEEEKSNLEEKKREIELKAKEDALKIVEEANEQALEIIKEMNRIKAVNKESAAKLEAYKRELKEQENKLHEEVTQRRGPIKRSQKPFKPGDRVLIASLNQKGYILSIGQDGLALVEVGIIKTKVKVADLVHIEEESSQKKSYSRKAINSKARTIKTSVDLRGMTTEEAILDVEKFIDDAVLANLAQITIIHGKGTGALRQAVHDLLKRNKYVDEYRIGNYNEGGTGATIATLK
- a CDS encoding DUF3656 domain-containing U32 family peptidase, whose protein sequence is MKKPELLAPVGHMEALKAAVFAGADGVYLGGKEFNARRNATNFSREEISEIITYCHLFQVKVYITINILLKDKELEDVLDYVHFLYHAGADALIVQDLGLFYLLKRVLPYFPIHSSTQMFVHGLEGVKLLEDLGFERVVLAREMTTPEIKEVVDSTKAEIKIFNHGAMCVCYSGQCLMSSMIGGRSGNRGSCAQPCRKPYELRVDNHIIDKGHLISPRDLNTLDIIADLIETGADSFKIEGRKKSAQYVYTVVSAYRKLIDSYFEGNIANLSQKERLDIEQVFNRKFTTGYFDSENLSSEEFIVKDNPRKRGIFVGEIVSTQKDKATVKLENHLTKGDGLLILGDRTEFGETLGKIFDMKGKEVEKAKAGDTVQIPLRRSFHSKDRIYKTSDHAIELKTVELLSPQFPRKLPIEAEVELKMSQPLQVKMKYGDIVVECRGEKLSEKAINKPLDPSRVEDQIRKLGNTPFELVEIKVKLESGTILPISEVNEVRRKAVQLLTEEIVKLSRPKVEVKAIKDTIKENRLVHKNKDQKLVLKTSRFDILPHLVKTRVDEIIFGGDIPLSMEQYEEAVTLCKHHNKNILLAFPSVTRKDYIEELKIHISKLENLKPNGFLLSNYELFSLLKSTRLPLEADYKLNAFNVFTLYQLEDMGFSSAYLAQELNQGEINHICEHSPMSLGMFVHGNTELMVSQYSLLEDANKDGVLVDKLGYEFPVSTDYKNRTHIFNSKKLSLYEEIGKIKNVDKFRIDITNETMEEIRAIIEGYRDRLDGSSRIQESLKSPNPSFTKGHFRRGVE